A part of Aegilops tauschii subsp. strangulata cultivar AL8/78 chromosome 2, Aet v6.0, whole genome shotgun sequence genomic DNA contains:
- the LOC109754307 gene encoding uncharacterized protein, translating to MDWFVFSNHPICLTCALQVTITKKYLQMTSTHKDHQSSSLKHSDSLVPPHPVHSGIMPSMFTLLYILLILFSVSTTILEAAQANKSEIDRQALLCFKSGISSYPLGILDSWSEDSLNFCGWKGVTCGTKFPPRVVSLNFNYARLSGKLSGCLGNLTFLSRMNLAYNNLSGTIPEEWGMLPNLHTLNLAGSYLQGNIPISLGASNSLSYVNLANNTLTGGIPLPLTDCSSLSTLILSRNNLSGEIPSTLFDNSSKLAVVDLQKNSFTGLIPRFHKVTALKFLCLTENFLSGSIPPSIGNVSSLTSILLGQNKLSGLIPETIGHTTKLLELDLSFNSLSGNVPVSLYNMSSLKNFSVGSNGLVGQLPSYIGHSLPTLQSLIMGSNRLEGLIPTSLANMSNLQMLDLSDNSLNGPVPSLGSLANLSQLVLGSNLLEAHDWSFLTSLANCTQLTKLSLEGNGLNGSLPAAVVNLSTRLQDLSLGSNKISGSIPVEISNLVNLTSLRMESNFLSGSIPSTIGKLQNLYVLNLSKNKLSGQIPPSVGDITQLGKLYLDDNNLIGNIPDSLGQCKGLLELNLSTNSLDGSIPVKLFDRPPLSLGVDFSYNKLIGEIPSEVGNLANLALLNVSNNMLFGTIPEALGSCLTLLFLRMERNMLEGQIPQSFRKLRSIQQINLARNILSGPVPEFFGDLTLLDKLDLSYNNFEGPIPSGGCFRNSSMVVLDGNRMLCARVSMLGLPICDDTQTKNHVPLLRIIMIITPLIAGVLLLYLVVTVWKRRAQLTFPRCNKIPGVLCLVANRKKREAVANQKIREVVACSNHKETLKKISYGDILKATNWFSSVHTISSTCTGSVYVGRFKSDRSLVAIKVFNLNEPGGYGSYFTECEVLRSTRHRNIMRPMTLCSTLDSKNHEFKALVFKFMVNGSLDRWLHSEQHNVIPGRVLSFGKRICIAADVASALDYVHNQLTPPLIHCDLKPHNVLLDDDMTAQLSDFGSAKFLLPGQVIRKSLVDVGGTIGYIAPEYGLGCKISVGGDVYSFGVLLLELLTGKRPTDDMFVDGLTLPIFSESMFPDLVAEMLDPHMAHEEHQGCVEAWMQRYVVPLVPLGLSCTMESPKDRPGMKDVCAKLSALRDDFLERHHDD from the exons ATGGATTGGTTTGTCTTCAGTAATCATCCTATTTGTTTGACGTGTGCTCTGCAGGTTACAATCACG AAAAAATATCTTCAAATGACCTCCACGCACAAAGATCACCAAAGCTCCAGTCTAAAACACTCCGACTCCTTGGTTCCTCCACATCCTGTACACTCTGGTATCATGCCCTCAATGTTTACTCTGCTCTATATTTTACTCATCCTTTTTTCTGTCAGCACTACAATACTTGAAGCAGCACAAGCAAACAAGTCCGAGATTGATCGCCAAGCCCTCCTCTGCTTCAAGTCTGGCATCAGCTCTTATCCCCTTGGCATACTAGACTCATGGAGCGAGGACTCACTTAACTTTTGCGGCTGGAAAGGGGTCACTTGCGGCACAAAGTTTCCACCCCGGGTGGTCTCTCTTAACTTCAACTATGCTCGTCTCAGTGGGAAGTTATCTGGATGCCTGGGCAACTTGACATTTCTATCCAGGATGAACCTTGCCTATAATAATCTTTCGGGAACTATCCCTGAAGAGTGGGGTATGCTTCCAAACCTCCATACACTGAATCTTGCCGGCAGCTATCTTCAAGGTAACATCCCCATTTCCTTAGGCGCTAGCAATTCTCTTAGCTATGTAAATCTTGCAAACAACACCCTTACCGGTGGTATTCCTCTCCCATTGACCGATTGCTCCTCACTCAGCACACTTATACTGTCACGTAATAACCTCTCAGGAGAGATCCCTTCTACTTTGTTTGATAATTCATCTAAGCTTGCTGTGGTTGATCTCCAAAAGAATTCTTTCACTGGTCTCATCCCACGTTTCCATAAGGTCACAGCACTCAAATTTCTTTGCCTGACAGAGAACTTCCTCTCTGGAAGCATACCTCCTTCAATAGGAAATGTTTCTTCCCTCACTTCTATATTGCTCGGCCAAAATAAGCTATCAGGATTAATTCCAGAAACTATAGGTCACACTACAAAACTTCTTGAGCTTGACCTAAGTTTCAACAGTTTATCAGGTAATGTCCCGGTTTCCCTGTATAACATGTCATCACTCAAAAACTTTAGTGTTGGCAGCAATGGCCTTGTTGGACAGTTACCATCTTACATTGGTCACTCACTACCAACCCTCCAGTCCCTAATTATGGGAAGCAACAGGCTGGAGGGCTTGATCCCTACTTCACTAGCCAACATGTCAAATCTTCAAATGCTTGATCTTTCAGACAACTCGCTAAATGGCCCTGTTCCATCTCTTGGTTCTTTGGCAAACTTGAGTCAGTTAGTTTTGGGGAGCAACTTGCTAGAAGCACATGACTGGTCATTTCTTACATCTCTAGCAAATTGCACCCAGCTTACAAAGTTGTCCTTGGAAGGGAATGGTTTGAATGGCAGCTTACCTGCAGCAGTTGTTAATCTTTCCACGAGACTGCAAGATTTGTCGCTTGGGTCAAACAAAATTTCAGGCTCCATACCTGTTGAAATTAGCAATCTTGTTAATCTCACTTCTCTTAGGATGGAAAGTAATTTTCTTTCTGGAAGCATACCTTCTACCATTGGAAAGCTGCAAAACCTATATGTCCtaaatctatcaaagaacaaatTATCAGGTCAGATCCCTCCCTCAGTTGGTGACATTACTCAACTGGGCAAGCTTTATCTTGATGATAACAACTTGATTGGAAACATACCTGATAGTTTAGGTCAGTGCAAGGGACTTCTTGAACTAAACTTGTCTACTAACAGCCTTGATGGGTCAATACCAGTCAAACTTTTTGATCGCCCTCCACTTTCCTTGGGTGTGGACTTTTCGTACAACAAGCTCATAGGAGAAATACCATCAGAAGTTGGTAATTTGGCAAATCTTGCTCTTCTGAATGTTTCCAACAATATGTTGTTTGGAACGATTCCTGAAGCTCTTGGAAGCTGTCTTACTTTATTGTTCTTGCGCATGGAGAGAAACATGCTTGAAGGGCAAATTCCTCAAAGTTTCAGGAAGTTGCGGTCCATCCAGCAGATTAATCTAGCTCGAAATATTTTATCTGGTCCAGTGCCGGAATTCTTTGGCGACCTCACTTTGTTGGACAAGCTGGATCTATCATACAACAACTTTGAAGGGCCAATTCCCTCTGGTGGATGCTTTAGGAACTCGAGTATGGTAGTTTTGGATGGCAATAGGATGTTGTGTGCAAGAGTCTCCATGCTAGGGCTTCCAATTTGTGATGACACCCAAACAAAGAACCATGTGCCCTTGCTAAGAATAATAATGATAATTACACCGTTAATTGCTGGTGTGTTATTGTTATATTTGGTTGTCACTGTTTGGAAAAGAAGGGCGCAGCTTACATTTCCAAGGTGTAATAAGATTCCTGGTGTGTTATGTTTAGTTGCCAACCGGAAGAAAAGAGAAGCAGTTGCCAACCAGAAGATAAGAGAAGTGGTTGCATGTTCTAACCACAAGGAGACTCTGAAGAAGATATCATATGGTGACATTCTGAAAGCTACCAACTGGTTTTCTTCGGTCCATACTATCAGCTCAACCTGTACCGGATCAGTTTATGTCGGTAGGTTCAAGTCTGACAGGAGCCTAGTTGCTATCAAAGTATTCAACCTGAATGAGCCTGGTGGATATGGTAGTTACTTTACCGAGTGTGAGGTGCTACGAAGCACCCGCCACCGGAATATAATGCGGCCTATGACCCTATGCTCGACACTTGATTCAAAAAACCATGAGTTCAAAGCACTGGTCTTCAAGTTCATGGTTAATGGCAGCCTTGACAGATGGTTGCACTCTGAGCAGCACAATGTAATCCCAGGCAGAGTGCTAAGCTTTGGCAAGAGGATATGCATTGCAGCAGATGTCGCTTCTGCTCTGGATTATGTCCACAACCAACTGACGCCTCCTTTGATCCATTGTGATTTGAAGCCACACAATGTCCTTTTGGACGATGACATGACTGCACAGCTCAGTGACTTTGGCTCAGCAAAGTTTCTATTACCAGGCCAGGTTATTCGTAAAAGCCTGGTTGATGTCGGAGGGACTATTGGATACATAGCACCTG AGTACGGGCTGGGCTGCAAGATCTCCGTGGGAGGCGATGTGTATAGTTTTGGCGTGCTTCTACTGGAGTTGCTTACTGGAAAACGACCAACCGATGATATGTTTGTCGATGGGCTCACCCTTCCCATTTTCTCTGAATCCATGTTCCCTGACCTAGTTGCGGAGATGCTAGATCCTCATATGGCGCATGAGGAGCATCAAGGGTGCGTAGAAGCATGGATGCAGAGATATGTTGTCCCATTGGTTCCTCTTGGGCTGTCATGTACCATGGAATCTCCGAAGGACAGACCTGGAATGAAAGATGTTTGTGCAAAACTTTCTGCTCTCAGAGACGACTTTCTGGAACGCCATCATGACGATTGA